The following coding sequences lie in one Lolium perenne isolate Kyuss_39 chromosome 2, Kyuss_2.0, whole genome shotgun sequence genomic window:
- the LOC127329381 gene encoding subtilisin-like protease produces MECFRFSLISLLLFLALVTVEGAGDDRSTFIVHVESHANVLGTADDRTAWYQSFVPNNGRLLHAYHHVASGFAAQLTQQELEAMSAMPGFLSAIPDQTYTVLTTHTPEFLGMNVAQGRRNYTSKFGAGVIIGVIDTGIFPDHPSFNDRGMPPPPAKWKGRCDFNGTSCNNKLIGARTLVAALSSQNGTRVPPVDDFGHGTHTASTAAGAVVPGANVLGHALGTAAGMAPLAHIAMYKVCSEEGCDGSDILAGIDAAVGDGCDIISMSLGGPSIPFHQDPLAIGTFGAMEKGVFVSVAAGNSGPVDSSILNDAPWMLTVAASTMDRSIRSTVQLGDGAYFHGETLYQPGDSPSVSYPLVYAGASGKPLAVFCGHGSMEGFDVKGKIVLCEFNRNISAVIQGGEVISAGGVGMILMNQFFMGYNKLAQAHILPASSVDYYAGDAIRSYINSTANPMARISFEGTILGTTPAPSIVFFSSRGPSLQAPGVLKPDVTGPGVNVLAAWPFEVGMPSGPILPPKPYFNIISGTSMSTPHLAGIAAAIKSKHPDWSPAAIKSAMMTTADITYRSGYPILDEQYATASFFATGAGHVNPAKAADPGLVYDISPDDYLGYLCSMYTSQEVSVIARRPINCSTLTVIDDSVLNYPSITVKIPETWNSTTRIVVRRKVKNVGEVPSVYYAAIDQPDGVATVDVYPRVLEFTEANQEKSFSVVVSPGDGGASVVQGALRWVSEMHTVRSPISFMLP; encoded by the coding sequence ATGGAATGCTTTAGGTTCTCCTTGATCTCCCTTCTTCTCTTCCTCGCACTTGTCACCGTGGAGGGGGCCGGCGATGATCGCAGCACGTTCATCGTCCACGTGGAATCCCATGCGAATGTTTTGGGCACTGCCGACGACCGGACGGCGTGGTACCAGTCGTTCGTCCCCAACAATGGTCGGCTCCTCCACGCGTACCACCATGTCGCGAGCGGCTTCGCAGCTCAGCTCACGCAGCAGGAGCTCGAGGCGATGTCTGCAATGCCCGGGTTCCTCAGCGCAATCCCCGACCAGACGTACACGGTGCTGACGACGCACACGCCCGAGTTCCTCGGGATGAACGTGGCGCAGGGGAGACGGAACTACACGTCAAAGTTCGGCGCCGGCGTCATCATCGGCGTGATCGACACCGGCATCTTCCCCGATCACCCATCCTTCAACGACCGCGgcatgccgccgccgccggccaagtGGAAGGGGCGTTGCGACTTCAACGGCACCTCCTGCAACAACAAGCTCATCGGCGCGCGCACTCTCGTTGCTGCTCTCAGCAGCCAAAACGGCACTCGGGTGCCACCGGTTGATGACTTTGGGCACGGCACTCACACGGCGAGCACCGCGGCGGGAGCGGTCGTGCCGGGAGCTAACGTGCTTGGCCACGCTCTGGGCACCGCCGCCGGCATGGCCCCCCTTGCGCACATCGCCATGTACAAGGTGTGCTCGGAAGAAGGATGCGATGGGTCCGACATACTAGCCGGTATTGACGCCGCCGTGGGCGACGGCTGCGATATCATCTCCATGTCTCTCGGCGGGCCGTCCATCCCATTCCACCAAGACCCTCTTGCCATCGGGACGTTCGGCGCCATGGAGAAGGGCGTTTTTGTGAGCGTGGCAGCTGGAAACTCCGGCCCGGTCGACAGCTCTATACTAAACGACGCTCCGTGGATGCTGACGGTCGCCGCGAGCACCATGGACCGCTCCATTCGTTCGACCGTGCAGCTAGGGGACGGGGCTTATTTCCACGGCGAGACACTCTACCAGCCAGGCGATTCCCCCAGCGTCTCATACCCGTTGGTCTACGCGGGTGCGAGCGGGAAGCCACTGGCCGTGTTTTGTGGACACGGCTCGATGGAAGGCTTCGACGTCAAAGGCAAGATCGTGCTCTGTGAATTTAATAGAAACATCTCGGCGGTCATCCAAGGTGGGGAGGTTATCAGTGCCGGTGGCGTCGGCATGATTTTGATGAACCAGTTTTTCATGGGATACAACAAGTTAGCACAGGCGCACATCCTCCCAGCGTCAAGCGTCGACTACTACGCGGGCGACGCCATTAGATCCTACATCAACTCCACGGCGAACCCGATGGCGCGTATCAGCTTCGAGGGTACGATACTCGGCACGACTCCCGCTCCGTCCATCGTCTTCTTCTCGTCCCGTGGGCCTAGCCTTCAGGCCCCCGGCGTCCTGAAACCCGACGTCACCGGCCCCGGAGTGAACGTGCTCGCCGCCTGGCCTTTCGAGGTCGGCATGCCCTCGGGGCCGATCCTACCACCTAAACCGTACTTCAACATCATCTCCGGCACCTCCATGTCAACACCGCACCTCGCCGGCATTGCGGCAGCGATCAAGAGCAAGCACCCGGACTGGTCACCGGCGGCGATCAAGTCGGCCATGATGACAACCGCTGATATCACCTACCGCTCCGGCTATCCCATACTCGACGAGCAGTATGCGACGGCCAGCTTCTTCGCCACGGGCGCCGGGCACGTCAACCCGGCGAAGGCCGCTGACCCTGGCCTTGTCTACGACATCTCCCCTGACGACTACCTCGGCTACCTCTGCAGCATGTACACCAGCCAGGAGGTATCGGTGATCGCCCGCCGGCCGATCAACTGCTCGACACTCACGGTGATCGACGACAGCGTGCTAAATTACCCATCGATAACGGTCAAGATCCCGGAGACGTGGAACTCGACGACGCGGATCGTCGTCCGGCGCAAGGTGAAGAACGTCGGGGAGGTGCCTTCGGTGTACTACGCGGCGATCGACCAGCCAGACGGCGTTGCAACCGTCGACGTGTACCCGCGCGTGCTGGAGTTCACCGAGGCGAACCAGGAGAAGAGTTTCTCGGTTGTTGTGTCGCCGGGGGATGGCGGTGCGAGTGTGGTGCAGGGGGCACTACGGTGGGTGTCTGAGATGCACACTGTACGGAGTCCCATCTCTTTCATGTTGCCCTGA
- the LOC127335975 gene encoding subtilisin-like protease has protein sequence MESFRMSFLSLLPFILLALVSVEGAGDERSTYIVHVQPQANHLLDTADDRKALYQSFLPVHGRLLHAYHHVASGFAARLTQREVKEMSALPGFVAALPDRVYKLHTTHTPRFLGLNSLQGTRNTSYGFGDGVIIGVLDSGITPDHPSFSDAGMPPPPAKWKGTCDFNGRSKCNNKLIGARVFDTAGNGTASSTGAPLSPIDDDGHGTHTSSTAAGTVVPGAQVLGQGRGTASGIAPRAHVAMYKVCGEDCTSADILAGIDAAVADGCDVISMSLGGPSLPFHEDSIAIGTFAAAEKGLFISMSAGNSGPNYTTLSNEAPWMLTVGASTMDRLISSRVHLGNGLTFDGESVYQANTSAAVLYPLVYAGASSTPDAQFCGNGSLDGFDVKGKIVLCERGNDVGRIDKGVEVLRAGGAGMILTNQFIDGFSTIADVHVLPASHVSHDAGTAILDYIKTAASPMAQFTFRGTILGTSPAPAMTSFSSRGPSTQNPGILKPDITGPGVSVLAAWPFQVGPASASRQNGPTFNFESGTSMSAPHLSGIAALIKSKYPEWSPAAIKSAIMTTADTTDRSGKPILNEQHKAADLFAVGAGHVNPDKAMNPGLVYDIAPADYIGFLCGLYTDKQVSLIARKAVDCSAVKVIPERLLNYPSISVAFPASWNSTTPMLVERTLSNVGEVPAVYYPQFDLPKNGMNVSVEPASLRFNSMNQMKTYTVSVWPRMGSSSVVVQGALRWVSDKHTVRSPISATFEG, from the coding sequence ATGGAGAGCTTCAGGATGTCCTTCCTCTCCCTTCTTCCCTTCATCCTCCTGGCCCTTGTCTCCGTCGAGGGCGCCGGCGATGAGCGCAGCACGTACATCGTCCACGTGCAACCGCAGGCGAACCACCTGTTGGACACGGCCGACGACCGGAAGGCGTTGTACCAGTCGTTCCTCCCCGTCCATGGCCGGCTCCTTCACGCATACCACCACGTCGCCAGCGGCTTCGCTGCCCGGCTGACGCAGCGGGAAGTCAAGGAAATGTCCGCCTTGCCCGGGTTTGTCGCCGCCCTGCCGGACCGGGTTTACAAGCTGCATACGACGCATACGCCGAGATTCCTCGGGCTGAACTCGCTGCAGGGCACGAGGAATACCTCGTACGGATTCGGTGACGGCGTCATTATCGGGGTGCTCGACAGCGGCATTACTCCCGACCACCCCTCCTTCAGCGACGCCGgcatgccgccgccgccagccaAGTGGAAGGGGACGTGCGACTTCAACGGCCGTTCTAAGTGCAACAATAAGCTCATCGGTGCTCGTGTTTTCGACACCGCTGGGAACGGCACTGCCTCCTCTACCGGTGCGCCGCTGTCGCCGATCGACGACGACGGGCACGGCACGCACACTTCTAGCACCGCTGCAGGAACGGTCGTGCCAGGCGCTCAGGTTCTTGGCCAGGGCAGGGGCACGGCGTCCGGGATAGCGCCCCGTGCGCACGTCGCCATGTACAAGGTGTGCGGGGAGGACTGCACTAGCGCCGACATTCTGGCCGGCATCGACGCTGCCGTGGCTGACGGCTGCGACGTCATCTCCATGTCCCTTGGAGGGCCGTCGCTCCCGTTCCACGAGGACAGCATCGCTATCGGCACGTTTGCCGCCGCGGAAAAGGGACTGTTCATCAGCATGTCAGCCGGCAACTCCGGTCCAAACTACACCACGCTGTCGAACGAGGCGCCCTGGATGCTCACCGTCGGTGCGAGCACCATGGACCGTTTGATTAGCTCCAGAGTGCACCTTGGAAACGGACTCACCTTCGACGGCGAGTCAGTCTACCAGGCAAACACCTCGGCGGCCGTCTTGTACCCGCTGGTCTATGCGGGCGCGAGCTCCACCCCCGACGCGCAGTTTTGCGGCAACGGCTCGCTGGACGGCTTCGACGTCAAGGGCAAGATAGTGCTCTGTGAGCGTGGCAATGACGTGGGGAGGATCGACAAAGGTGTCGAGGTGCTGAGAGCCGGAGGCGCCGGCATGATTCTGACCAACCAGTTCATTGACGGCTTCAGCACCATCGCCGATGTGCATGTCCTCCCGGCGTCGCATGTCAGCCACGACGCTGGGACGGCAATCCTGGACTACATCAAGACGGCGGCCAGCCCGATGGCGCAATTCACCTTCCGAGGCACAATCCTTGGCACGTCGCCGGCTCCGGCTATGACCTCCTTCTCCTCTCGTGGCCCCAGTACGCAGAACCCCGGCATTCTGAAGCCAGACATCACGGGACCTGGCGTGAGCGTACTCGCGGCATGGCCATTCCAAGTAGGCCCAGCATCAGCGAGCAGGCAGAACGGCCCTACTTTCAACTTTGAGTCTGGAACGTCAATGTCAGCGCCGCACCTCAGCGGTATCGCCGCGCTGATCAAGAGCAAGTACCCGGAATGGTCGCCGGCGGCGATCAAGTCTGCCATCATGACAACCGCTGACACCACCGACCGCTCCGGCAAGCCAATACTCAACGAGCAGCACAAGGCTGCCGACCTTTTCGCCGTTGGAGCCGGCCATGTCAACCCCGACAAGGCCATGAACCCCGGTCTAGTGTACGACATTGCTCCCGCCGACTACATCGGCTTCCTCTGCGGCCTGTACACGGACAAGCAAGTCTCCCTCATCGCGCGTAAGGCGGTGGACTGCTCGGCCGTCAAGGTGATCCCCGAACGCCTGCTGAACTACCCGTCCATCTCCGTCGCGTTCCCCGCGTCGTGGAACTCGACAACTCCGATGTTGGTGGAACGCACGCTGTCGAACGTCGGAGAGGTGCCGGCGGTGTACTACCCCCAGTTCGACCTGCCGAAAAATGGTATGAACGTCAGTGTTGAGCCGGCCTCGCTACGGTTCAACAGCATGAACCAGATGAAGACCTACACGGTGTCCGTCTGGCCCAGGATGGGCAGTTCTTCCGTGGTGGTGCAGGGCGCGCTTCGGTGGGTGTCGGACAAGCACACTGTGAGGAGCCCTATCTCAGCCACCTTCGAGGGATAA